The Thaumasiovibrio subtropicus genome window below encodes:
- a CDS encoding DinB family protein gives MDLSSNFRMLALYNQRMNKQLLHVCSKLTHEQLHQNTHAFFPTIMAHWNHLLFGDLIMLQRLVDNELVAVEPAVLEKLPISQSVSDTFVSNLDELFALRALVDSIYIDITNQLSADSCHQVVSYTTTEGQKIERTVGEFCQHIFNHQTHHRGQLTCLLSQFGLDFGCTDLPIIVPEGARISE, from the coding sequence ATGGATTTATCTTCAAATTTCAGAATGTTGGCGCTATACAACCAGCGCATGAATAAGCAATTGCTTCATGTGTGCAGTAAGCTGACTCATGAACAGTTACATCAGAATACTCACGCCTTTTTCCCGACAATTATGGCTCACTGGAATCATCTCTTGTTCGGTGACTTAATCATGCTTCAGCGTCTTGTCGATAACGAGTTAGTGGCAGTCGAACCAGCGGTTCTAGAGAAGTTACCCATTTCTCAGTCAGTTTCTGACACCTTCGTATCGAATCTGGATGAACTCTTTGCATTACGAGCACTTGTAGACTCAATTTACATTGATATCACGAATCAATTAAGCGCCGATAGTTGTCACCAAGTAGTCAGTTATACGACAACCGAAGGACAGAAAATTGAACGAACAGTGGGTGAGTTTTGCCAACATATTTTCAATCATCAAACCCATCACAGAGGTCAGCTAACCTGTCTGTTAAGTCAGTTTGGTTTAGACTTCGGCTGCACAGACCTGCCTATCATCGTGCCTGAGGGAGCGCGTATATCAGAATGA
- a CDS encoding AraC family transcriptional regulator, producing MEVENKTINRAIEYILDNLTSELGVEEVAGHCNLSKFHLGRLFKDSTGESIYALIKRLKMEDSAIVLGTNTGNSITHIGLGYGYSSSNYSSAFSKHHGLSPAKFRKLKKTNKFDVVNHVDGKEFIYQPFEYYDENVVIQDLEDIRVLYRRFIGHYDDLVQHWPKFIDDHRSLVQDYSQLIDVCYSDPNITERNRCIYDICIKIDADTLIPPHITTDTRILKGGKFATYSAKGNSSEISHDYKGMFNVWLPNSGYSLDNRTRFDAYKVVNPVDKYFEVDINLPIQ from the coding sequence ATGGAAGTAGAAAACAAAACGATAAACAGAGCCATTGAATATATACTCGACAACCTTACCAGTGAATTAGGTGTTGAAGAGGTGGCAGGGCATTGTAATTTATCGAAGTTTCACCTTGGTCGGTTGTTTAAAGATTCGACAGGTGAAAGTATCTACGCCTTGATCAAGCGTTTGAAAATGGAAGATAGCGCCATTGTGCTTGGCACAAATACAGGCAATAGTATTACCCATATTGGCTTAGGCTACGGATATAGTTCATCCAACTACAGCTCAGCGTTTAGCAAGCACCACGGGCTTTCTCCTGCAAAGTTTAGAAAACTAAAGAAAACCAACAAGTTTGACGTGGTAAACCATGTTGATGGCAAAGAGTTTATTTATCAACCATTTGAATATTATGATGAAAATGTAGTAATTCAAGACTTGGAAGATATACGCGTACTCTATCGGCGTTTCATTGGTCACTATGATGACCTTGTCCAACATTGGCCGAAGTTTATCGACGACCACCGTAGCCTAGTCCAAGATTACTCACAGTTAATTGATGTCTGTTATAGCGATCCGAATATCACAGAGAGAAATCGCTGTATCTATGATATCTGTATAAAAATCGACGCTGACACGCTGATACCGCCACATATCACCACGGATACGCGCATTCTCAAAGGTGGGAAGTTTGCCACTTATTCTGCGAAAGGTAATTCAAGCGAAATTTCTCATGATTATAAAGGGATGTTTAATGTCTGGTTGCCGAACAGTGGTTATAGCTTGGACAATAGAACCCGATTTGATGCATATAAAGTCGTCAATCCAGTCGATAAATACTTCGAAGTTGATATCAACCTCCCCATTCAGTAG